ACAAGCCCGGCCTCACGCGCCTTGGTAATGACTTCCAGGGACCGCGCGTACCGGAAACCGGGACGGATCCGCTTGAAAATCCGCGGCACCGTCTCCACGTTGTGCGCCAGCACCTCCGGCCGCGACCCGAACACCTCCGCCAGCTGCGCCGGATCAGCGTTGAAGTCCGGAATCAGCAACTCCACACCGGTACCCGGGTTCAGAGCGTGGATCTGACGCACGGTCTCCGCGTACAGCCACGCGCCACCGTCGTCCAGGTCGTCACGCGCGACACCGGTCACCGTCGAGTACCGCAACCCCATCGCCTGCACCGACTCCGCGACCTTCCGCGGCTCCGTGCGATCCAAGGCAGCCGGCTTACCCGTGTCGATCTGACAGAAATCACACCGACGCGTGCACTGATCCCCACCGATCAGGAACGTGGCCTCCCGGTCTTCCCAGCACTCGTAAATGTTGGGACAACCAGCCTCTTCACACACCGTGTGCAGACCCTCGCGGCGCACGAGACCCTTGAGTTCGGTGAACTCCGGCCCCATCCGCACCCGCGTCTTGATCCACGGCGGCTTCTTCTCGATCGGCGTCTCACTGTTGCGGACTTCCAGACGCAGCAGCTTCCGGCCTTCAGGCGCAGCACTCACGGCGTCAACCGTACGCCCGTCCTGGCTACGCGGGGTCGGGGGTGACGCCCGTCAGCTTCGCCGTCAGGTCCCACAGCGCGACCCCCAGCGGCTCGCTGCGCGCGGCGGTCAGCGTCCGCACCTCGGCCGGGTATCCGCGCAGGTTGCCGACGCCGCGCGGGCCGAAATAGGCGCCGCCCTCGACGCCGTCCGCCGTGGCCGCGTACAGCTGCGGGAGGGCGCCGATCCGGGTGCCCTGGGCGAACAGGACCTCGCCGACGCGATGGCCGCCGGCGATCAAGGACCGGACCACCGGGTTCGAGTACGACCGCGCCATGCCGCTGCCGAGCCCGGTCGCGGTGTACCCGGGGTGCGCGGCGACGCTCAGGATGTCCGAGCCCGCCGCGCGCAGGCGGCGGTCCAGCTCGATCGCGAACACCTGGTCGGCGAGCTTCGACTGGCCGTACGCGGTGGCCGCGTTGTAGCGGCGGTGCTCGAAGTTCGGGTCGTCGAGGTGGATGCGCGCGCCGGTGGCGGCGAGGCTCGACAGGGTGACGACGCGGGCGTGCCGCCCGCCGCGCAGGGCGGGCATCAGCAGCCAGGTCAGTGCCGCGTGGCCGAGGTAGTTGGTGCCGAACTGCAGCTCGAAGCCGTCGGCGGTGCGGCCGCGGGCGGTCGCCATGACGCCGGCGTTGTTGACCAGGACGTCCAGTGCGTCGCCGGTCAGCTCGCGGGCCGACGCGGCGGCCGCGCGCACCGAGGCGAGCTCGCTCAGGTCCAGTGGGATGAGCTCGGGCTCGGCGCCCGCGGCGGCCGTGCGGACCTTGTCCAGTGCCTTCGCCCCGCGTTCGGCGGAGCGGCAGGCGAGGAGCACGCGGGCCCCCTTGCCCGCGAGCACTTCGGCGGTGCGCAGCCCGAGCCCCGAGTTCGCCCCCGTGACCAGGACGGTCCGGCCGGTCTGGTCGGCTATGTCGGCGTCGGTCCAGCGCTCCGTCATGTGCTTACTAAACCCTGTTCACGCACTGGGCGCGAGCAGGCGCCGCAGATGTCCCATGACGGGGCTGCGGCGGGCGGGCTCCTCGCGGCTCGTGCGCAGCAGCGCCTCGAGCGCGTGACCCACCTTGACGATCTCTTCGCCCGGCTCGCGCGGGTCGGCCAGCCCGGCCGTGACGGCGAGCATCCGCAGCTCGCCCTCGTGCATCCGGCGCAGCGACGCGTGCCGTTCGAGGCCGCCGTCGAGCACCGCGCGCAGCGTCTCGTGCTCTTCGACGACGGCGCGCCAGGCGCGCGTGACGGCGTCGACGTGGTCGCCGAGGCCGTCGGCGTCGTCCGGGTCGGTGACCTCGGCACGCAGCCGTCCGGCCAGCACCTGCGTCCACTTGTACTGCAGGGCCTGCAGGACGTTCTCCTCGGTGCCGAAGTGCTCTTCGGCACCGGGGACCTCGTCGAGCGGCAGCGGCGCGCCCGGGTTCCGGGCGGCCAGGCGAACCATGGCGTCGAGGATTTCCTGACGTCGGTAGAAGTCTGTCCAGCTCATCGTGGGCTCCCCTTCCGTGGCCCGGGTCATACCGCGGGTCTGCGGCATACTCCCGGTACGGACCTGACACGGCGAACATACCATGAGTACGGAGAGATCCTCCGGGCGTAAAGTTGTGAAGGTGGCGACAATGAGGTCCAGACGGCTCGACTACTCCGAGTCGACGCGGTCGGCGCTGGTCGACAGCGCGGTGGAACTGTTCACCAAACGCGGTTATGCGGGTACCTCGCTCGACGAGATCGCCAAACGTGCGCGCGTGACGAAGGGCGCGCTTTACCACCACTTCAGCGGCAAGCAGGCGCTGTTCGAGGCCGCGTTCGACCAGGTCGAGAGCCTCGTCTACGACCGGCTCGACAAGATCATGACCGGCGAGGGCACGCCGTGGGAGCGGGCCCTCGGCGGGCTCAACGCGTTCATCCGCGCCTGCCTCGACCCCGCCTACCAGCGGATCGCCATCCACGAGGCGCCGGTCGTCATGGGCTGGGAGCGCTGGCGCGAGGCCGAGGAGCGGTGCAGCTTCGGGCTCGTCCGGTCCGGCCTGCAGTCGCTGATCGACGCGGGCGAGGTCGAGCCGGTGCCGGTCGAGGTCACCGCGCGGCTGCTGTTCGGCGCGCTGTCGAGCGCGGCGACCGAGATCGCCAGCTCGCCGGACCCGAAGAAGGTCGGCGCCGAGATCGAGGACGTCATCGTCCGCATGCTGGTACGGCTGCGGCGCACGGAGCCGGACGTCTCTATAGGCTGACTTTCGTGGACTTGAGGATCTTCACCGAGCCCCAGCAGGGGGCCAGCTACGACGACCTGCTGCGCGTCGCCAAGGCGACCGAAGCCGCCGGCTACGACGCCTTCTTCCGCAGCGACCACTACCTGAAGATGGGCTCGGCCGACGGCCTGCCCGGCCCGACCGACGCCTGGATCACCCTGGCCGGCCTGGCCCGCGAGACCAGCCGGATCCGGCTCGGCACGCTCGTCACCGCGGCGACGTTCCGGCACCCGGGACCGCTGGCCATCTCGGTCGCCCAGGTCGACCAGATGTCGGGCGGGCGGGTCGAGTTCGGCCTCGGCTCCGGCTGGTACGACGCCGAGCACGAGGCGTACGGCCTGACGCTGCCGCCGATGAAGGAGCGCTTCGACCGCTACGCCGAGCAGCTCGAGATCATCACCGGGCTGTGGAAGACGCCGGCAGGCTCGACGTACTCCTTCACGGGCGAGTACTACACCTTGTCGGAGTCCCCGGGCCTGCCGAAGCCGGCGCAGTCCCCGGCCCCGCCG
This genomic window from Amycolatopsis mongoliensis contains:
- a CDS encoding oxidoreductase, with product MTERWTDADIADQTGRTVLVTGANSGLGLRTAEVLAGKGARVLLACRSAERGAKALDKVRTAAAGAEPELIPLDLSELASVRAAAASARELTGDALDVLVNNAGVMATARGRTADGFELQFGTNYLGHAALTWLLMPALRGGRHARVVTLSSLAATGARIHLDDPNFEHRRYNAATAYGQSKLADQVFAIELDRRLRAAGSDILSVAAHPGYTATGLGSGMARSYSNPVVRSLIAGGHRVGEVLFAQGTRIGALPQLYAATADGVEGGAYFGPRGVGNLRGYPAEVRTLTAARSEPLGVALWDLTAKLTGVTPDPA
- the lipA gene encoding lipoyl synthase, with amino-acid sequence MSAAPEGRKLLRLEVRNSETPIEKKPPWIKTRVRMGPEFTELKGLVRREGLHTVCEEAGCPNIYECWEDREATFLIGGDQCTRRCDFCQIDTGKPAALDRTEPRKVAESVQAMGLRYSTVTGVARDDLDDGGAWLYAETVRQIHALNPGTGVELLIPDFNADPAQLAEVFGSRPEVLAHNVETVPRIFKRIRPGFRYARSLEVITKAREAGLVTKSNLILGMGETPDEVAPAMQDLVDAGCEILTITQYLRPSPRHHPVDRWVKPEEFVEHSKAAEAMGFAGVMAGPLVRSSYRAGRLYAQTKGYRGEELPENLQHLADQGPAAQEAASLLAR
- a CDS encoding LLM class F420-dependent oxidoreductase; amino-acid sequence: MDLRIFTEPQQGASYDDLLRVAKATEAAGYDAFFRSDHYLKMGSADGLPGPTDAWITLAGLARETSRIRLGTLVTAATFRHPGPLAISVAQVDQMSGGRVEFGLGSGWYDAEHEAYGLTLPPMKERFDRYAEQLEIITGLWKTPAGSTYSFTGEYYTLSESPGLPKPAQSPAPPVIVGGQGKKRTPALAARFADEFNLPFTDADTAAAQFARVDAAAQEIGRDPKEILRSVALTVAVGRSEEEVARRASGIGRDVTELRANGLAGTPAEVVDRIGQWREKTGITRVYLQLLDLSDLDQIDLIAAEVAPQLD
- a CDS encoding TetR/AcrR family transcriptional regulator, which encodes MRSRRLDYSESTRSALVDSAVELFTKRGYAGTSLDEIAKRARVTKGALYHHFSGKQALFEAAFDQVESLVYDRLDKIMTGEGTPWERALGGLNAFIRACLDPAYQRIAIHEAPVVMGWERWREAEERCSFGLVRSGLQSLIDAGEVEPVPVEVTARLLFGALSSAATEIASSPDPKKVGAEIEDVIVRMLVRLRRTEPDVSIG